The nucleotide sequence GTGCAGTCAGGTTTTTCTTTTTAGCAGCTGCATAATTAGATTTGCAAGATCATAATGGTACCTTCTACCTTGCAATTCAATTGGGCATTTTGGATGACGTATGCTAAAAATTAGTCAAGTTTACCTAACTACTGAGATACTACAGAGATTGCACCCCTATATTATCCTGCGCTTGTAAAAATGCATCACAAATATACTCCCTCCGCACGGGTTTATTGGCCCCCCTCGTATTTAGGCTCAAACTTTCACTATAAATTTGACTAATAAAATATAAACTGTATGTCGCAAAACACCATACCATTGGAATCCTCTTTCAAATAAAATCAGCATATAAATCATATTTTGTTAGtctagatggtcaaagtttgaccaaataCGACGGGCCCCAGTAAACCCGGATGGAGGAAGTACATTGTTCCGTTGATTTTGTAGTTTATCGagcaatgttcatgataaattcgTGAGTAACTTATCATGTTTGTATCTAATAGAGTAACAAAATTTGATTTCTCATCTGATCATGGTTTGTTATTCTTCTCGGTGCAACTTTAAGTTGTAGGACTGTACTCTTTCCTACATTTCTTAATAATTGAAGAATAaggctcttagagcatctccaactggACTGGCCTAATTTGGGCCCCTAGACATCTGCGAAAGCGTCTGGACAGTGTCCGGTGCCAGTGCACGCAGCTAGGGGTGGGCATAGAAACTTAGGAACTGAATACCGAACCAAAACTGTTACCTAAAAGACCGAAATGTTGGTTTTTATCCCTAGTACAGATAAATTCGGTGTTCACTTTCACTAACAAATTAGATAAGGTCGGTTCGGTGTTACATCGGTTAAGCTGATAGAAACCGACCTGTATGGCAGGGTGTTATATTCCAGTGGAATGAATCGCGCTCCTAGCCTCCTAGTCCTAGGAACGTAGACACCCACGACTCCCACATGGTCATGTCGTTGATGCCAGGACATTTTTAGCACTTTGCTGACGCTTAGTTTTTTTTGAGCGGCTTCGCGGATGCTAAGTAGGCCTGGCATCCAGCAGCCAGTTAGGATACTAGTCGGCCTGCAACCAGGTTCTCTGGATGCCATGCCCGTGGGCCTGCATGCAAGCCCCAAGCCCAACATACATATTTCTTCTATTGTTTGAACCATTTAGCTTTTAGCATCAGACGACAACAGTAGTCCAATTGATTTAATCCCACCTCGCGTGGGTAAAGAGAAGAGGCAAGATAGCTCAGCTATAATAGGGATGGTTGTGAGTGGCGAAAGCACGTATATGTGAAACATTTTTTCGGTACAAACCGGAAACTGAACCGGACATGGCGGACTGCCTGGACACCCTCATAACCTCCCCAAATATGGGCTGGATTTGAGGGGTGCTGGTAGCGCAGGCGTATAGGGATGATTTGGGGGGTCTCTGGTTGGGTAGGCTTTTTCACTGTCTCTCCTGTCCGGGCACTGTCCAGGCTGTCCGCCCAGCTGGGAGAAAGTGAGGGTTTGAAGATGCTCTTAACTACTGCATATTTGAAACAGTAATCTGGATTACCTGTAAGCGACATATTTCCCCTAGTGCAGTGAACTGGTTTTCAAATGGTATATTGTTCCTTGCTAGACGAGTTTTTGGCAAATCAACAAATTTGTAATGTTTATGAAGCAGGAAAATTCCCCCCCAAAAAATTATGACCTGGGTTGCTTGTCATGCTTTAGTCATGGATTTAGTGATTTACTTGAGTGTAATCAACAAACTTAATGACCAGGTCCTTCATCTCTTCAGGGATGTCATATCAATGTTGGTGGTTACAAATCCCTGGCAAAATTGATTCAGGCAGTGTGCTAGTAACCTGCCCTACCATCATGCTTGTGGGGTTCGAAGATGGAGAAATCAATTTTGACTGCTGGAGCAGAAATATTGTGAACGCAAGGCACCCTGGCCGGAATACTTTGCGTGTCATCTTTGACTCTTTTTAAGGGGAGTGCTGACATTGGCGCTTCCACATGGGATTTAGGACAGTGCGGTGAGCTGTGTAACTGTCATTATTACAATTTACCCTTCTTTTGTTGATTATTGACTATTGCTGGATGGTCGGTGGTTGGCATCTTATGTACAATTTATACAGCGGTTATGTTCGCTTTCCCCTTGTTTCAATTTTCGTCATCTGCTGTTTAGTTGGTTGCTGGGCAGGAAGTATAGTAACATGTTGATGATAAAAGAAAAGTAAGTACAGTAGCTTATCGGATAACTAAAAAGACTACAACTTGCGACTTTGAATCCAGTTTCGTGAATTCTTGAACCTCGTTATCATAAAGGCAGTGTAGCAGTTTCACTGTGCCCTGTTTTAATCTTCTCAGTTCATAGAGTGGGTTTTCGATTTATGCAGTTTGCTTCCATCTATTGTCATTGTGCTGTATTGCACATTGATGGTTGTTCTGCTCCTTATCTTATATACGTATTGCCTATTTTGATAAGTCTGGGGTCTTTTATTTGCGCCTTTATTACCATCTTGGACAGCTCATAACCTGGGAGATAACATGCAGAAATGTATGCTGTCAAAGTATTGGATGCCTATTCACAATGTCATATCTTGTGGTTTAGAGTTACATTCCACAGACCTTTGTATCCTTGTCTACTCTGCAGCCGATGGCTGATACTCCCGCGGTGTGAATTTACATCACCGTCCGTATTAAGAATAGAGTGCGTGTGTAGCTTCAGACTTGAGCAGATTCTGCGCAAGCAAATGCGTAATCCGTACAGCCTCTAAGATTATCCCACATAACGGAGACTGTGTTCCATATCTAAATTCCGGTCGTTGACATGAACAGAGCCACATTGTTCTTCATTATGATGAGCTAGGTAGCTGGCTATGCCGAACTGACAAAACTGAAACAAATGAAACTAGGTTCTAGCTTTAACGGAGCACTAAGGAGAGTGAAAATTGGAAGAGGAAGAAAACACCGAGAATCACTACCTAGAGAAAATGGCAGAAAGATTATATCCTGATCTTGGCTAGGAAACAAACAGAAGGCTTAATTTCTCTAAGAAGGATTCAGAATTTCAGACCCTGCTGTTCTGCGGCATGGGGATGACGCCGTTGAAGAAGTCCCCGAAGTATCCCGGCGGCTCGTAGACGAGCTTGGCGATGATGTCCCTGAGCGTGATGAGGCCGTCCAGGTTGCCCTCCCCGTCCACCACGTAGATCCTCTGCCTCTTCTCCGCGTCCAGCTTCAGGATGATCTCCTTCATGTTGTCCTCCCTGGTGCACGTGATGATGCTCATCTGCTTCTCCCCCGAGCACTGCCGCGCGCTCGCGATGAACTCCCTCGCCGTCAGcgtcctgcatgcatgcatgcgttcgcCGGCCGTCAGCGTCATGAACAAGCTAGGTTGATGATGATCTGATGCGATCACGCACCTGTAGTGTCCGGTTGACTCGGAGGCCGTGAGGAGGTGCTTGACGTCCTTGATCATGATGCTGCCGACGGGCTTGCCGGCGGCGTCCACCACGGGGATGCCGCCGACGCCGCGCCGCCTCATCTGCCGGAACGCCTTGAGCGCCGGGTCGTCCTCGCAGACCTTGACGAGCCGGCTGGTCTTCATGAGGGGGAGGCCCAGCTCGGCCAGCGTCTTGGTGCCCCAGTCCTCGAACCAGCTCAGCCCCACGCACTCGGACAGCATGTGCACCACCGCCGCCTGCGTCACCATGTTGCTGATGGTGCCCTCGCCGATGTCCACCACGGGGAGGCTCTTCATCCGGTACTtggacagcagcagcagcatggtGAGGAACGTGTCTGAGCTCTGCAGCGCCAGGAACGGCGCCCACCGGAACGACCCGGAGATGTCCTTCACCTTGGTCTTCCGGAACAGCTCCGACGACGGCAGCGACCCGAACGCCTCCGCCACCGCGCCCTCCGCCTCCGACGCCGGCGCCGCCGGCTTCAGCTCCGGGTCGAGGGTCACCGTGCCGAGCTTGGCGGCCATCTCGTCGGCGCCCAGCGCGGCCGCCGAGGTCTCCGACTGGTGCAGCAGCCAGACGGCGATCCCGGCGAACTCCACGATGCCGATGTAGCGGTCGATCCAGCTGGCGTCCTCGGGCGCCTCCACGTTGCGCACGGGCGCGCCGTTGATGCGGTTCCGGGAGAGGATGTCGACGGCCTCGGCCAGCGTGGCGTCGGAGGGGATGTCCACCAGCTGCGACCCGAAGGTCTGCGGGAAGGAGGAGACCGGGATGGCGTCGAAGCAGCTGTTGAGCTTGTCGCTCCGGCTCAGCTGCGGCTGGTCCAGGCTGTCCCAGATGTCCTCCACCCGCATCCCGATCTCCGCCTCCGGGCTCCACCGCGCGCTCAGAggcgtctccgccgccgccgcatcctccTCCCCCCGCTGCTCCGGCTTCGTCCGGATCTCCCGCCTCGCCTGCATGGCtcccgcctcctctctctcccctgtCGGAAGCCTCTGCTCTACTCTGGTCTTCTTGGCTCCCTCGTCCACGACCACCAGTGACCTCGCGTTGCTCGGTCGCTTCCTCGGCCCGATAATGGTGGCGCGAGCGAGCTGCCCGAAGGTTTCGCGCCAGAACGGCAGGGGACGCTGCCAAGTGGTTCGCCGCCCGGCAGCTGAGCTCCTCTGAAACATGCACCAAAATTCCAGCAAAAAAAAAGAAACGGAATTCCTCTGGACGGCAACGGGCCGAAATTCCCAGTGGGCTTCAAACGGGCCCAGCTTGCGAACTGCCGAGCTGGGCCGGGCCGCGGGACATGCTTTTCTATCTCCTCCCGCAAGTCATGCCGGGGACCCGCCGTGGACGCGCTGTCTCGCTGGCAGGTGGGGACGAAGCTCGAAGGGCCCGCCTGGCAGCCTCCTAGAAAAGCGGTGCGATCCCCTCCCCCTACATCAACAACTACTAGTTCCCCACCCCCGCCTCCGTCGACGCCTCCCCCAAATCGAAGCGAGGCCTAAAACCCTAGGTAAGCCCCCGgcaccgccccgcctcgccgccgcaccggatctcgccgtcgccgtcgccgtcgccatg is from Triticum aestivum cultivar Chinese Spring chromosome 3A, IWGSC CS RefSeq v2.1, whole genome shotgun sequence and encodes:
- the LOC123063115 gene encoding SNF1-related protein kinase regulatory subunit gamma-1: MQARREIRTKPEQRGEEDAAAAETPLSARWSPEAEIGMRVEDIWDSLDQPQLSRSDKLNSCFDAIPVSSFPQTFGSQLVDIPSDATLAEAVDILSRNRINGAPVRNVEAPEDASWIDRYIGIVEFAGIAVWLLHQSETSAAALGADEMAAKLGTVTLDPELKPAAPASEAEGAVAEAFGSLPSSELFRKTKVKDISGSFRWAPFLALQSSDTFLTMLLLLSKYRMKSLPVVDIGEGTISNMVTQAAVVHMLSECVGLSWFEDWGTKTLAELGLPLMKTSRLVKVCEDDPALKAFRQMRRRGVGGIPVVDAAGKPVGSIMIKDVKHLLTASESTGHYRTLTAREFIASARQCSGEKQMSIITCTREDNMKEIILKLDAEKRQRIYVVDGEGNLDGLITLRDIIAKLVYEPPGYFGDFFNGVIPMPQNSRV